In the Gemmatimonadota bacterium genome, GACGCTACGGGCCTCGCGGTGACAGATCCCGCCCAGGAGGACGAAGAAGAGGTCTTCTGCATCGGCTCCCGTGCCGAGCTGAGCTACATCACTTCTCCCGACGCCATCCCGGCGCTGACGGACCCCGCCTTCGTCGCTTCCGATCACGTCGACGCCTCGTACCTCGAAGACGACGACCGGGTCATCGCGTTGCTTCTGGACGGTGAGCCTCTGGCGTTCCCGATCAAGGTTCTCCAGTGGCACGAGATCGTGAACCTGAATCGGGGGAGCACGCGGCTCTCGATCTCGTACTGTCCGCTCACGGGCACTGGCCTGGTCTTCGATCGATCGGCGGTCGGTGGCGCGGAGTTCGGCGTCAGCGGTCTCTTGTATCGCAACAACCTCGTCTTGTACGACCGCGCAGACGAGCCCTCCTTCTTCCCGCAGATGAGCCGGCGCGCAGAGTGCGGCCCTCTAGCGAGGTCCCGTGTGTCGCTCCCGATGGTCGCCTCGTGGGAGATCCGCTGGGATGCGTGGAAGCGGCTGCATCCCAACACGCTGGTCGTGTCCAGCGACACCGGCATCGAACGGCCGTATTCCCTGCCGCCCAACGCCGAGTACGAGCGCATCGACAACCCCGACGTCTTGATTCCGATGGAGATCGATCCTAGGCGTCCGCCCAAGGAGCGGGTGCTCGGCATTCCCGACAGCTTTACGGGCGGTTCCGCTTTCCCATTCGAGGAGCTCAAGACGAGCGAGCGACTCGCGATTCCGTTTTTACACGCCGGGCGGGGCGGGGTCGTTTTTTGGGAACGCGACGCTGAGGCGGCGCTCTCCTTCTTCGATGAAGTCGCCGGAGCGGAGCTCAGCTTCGACGTGACGAGCGACGGCTTCGTCGACTCCAACACCGGCACACGGTGGCGCCTGGACGGGTTGGCCATCGAGGGCCCCCTGGCGGGGGAAAGGCTCGAGCCGGTACCGGAAGCGTACGTGGCGTTCTGGTTCGCCTGGGCGGACTTCCAGACCGAAACGTGGGTGTGGCTGTCGTCGGGCTTGGACAGCTGGCCGGAAGGGTCGTAGCGGCTTTCCCGAACCATGCCGAACTGGGAACCCCACGACACCTCAGACGCATTGGGTCGACAAGTGCAAGCATGATCTCAGGTGGGATAACCATGAAGACACCCGGACTCGGGCTCGTGCCCGTTCTGCTCGCGGCGGTCATCGCAGCTGGTTGCGGGGACAAGGCCTTGGTCGATCTGGACGGGAATCTGCTGTGCTCCCTCGATCCGGACCTGCTGGTTTCCACTCTGCCGCCTGACGCGATTCCCGCGCTGACGCTGCCGGACATGGTCTTACCCGATGATCCCTGGGCGCAATACCTCTTCGACTTCG is a window encoding:
- a CDS encoding DUF3179 domain-containing protein; amino-acid sequence: MRNSVLTGVGPGLVAVLAVASCDATGLAVTDPAQEDEEEVFCIGSRAELSYITSPDAIPALTDPAFVASDHVDASYLEDDDRVIALLLDGEPLAFPIKVLQWHEIVNLNRGSTRLSISYCPLTGTGLVFDRSAVGGAEFGVSGLLYRNNLVLYDRADEPSFFPQMSRRAECGPLARSRVSLPMVASWEIRWDAWKRLHPNTLVVSSDTGIERPYSLPPNAEYERIDNPDVLIPMEIDPRRPPKERVLGIPDSFTGGSAFPFEELKTSERLAIPFLHAGRGGVVFWERDAEAALSFFDEVAGAELSFDVTSDGFVDSNTGTRWRLDGLAIEGPLAGERLEPVPEAYVAFWFAWADFQTETWVWLSSGLDSWPEGS